GCACGCCGGTGCGCGATGCGAACGGCGTGGTTCGGAACGCGGTTCTCATCATGCATGGCACCGGCGGATCCGCGGACCAATTTCTCAAGCCGATCTTTGCGGGCGAACTTTTCGGTCCGGGTCAGCCCTTGGACGTCAGCAAGTTCTATATCATCTTGCCGGACGACATCGGTCACGGAAAATCGAGTAAGCCGAGCGACGGGATGCATATGCGATTTCCGCACTACGGCTACCTGGATATGGTCGACTTGGAACACCGGCTCGTCGTCGACGGTTTGCACGTGAACCATCTGCGATTGGTTTTTGGAACGTCCATGGGCTGCATGCACGCCTGGCTATGGGCTGAGAAGTACGATACGTTCGCGGACGGCTACATGCCGATGGCTTGCCTGCCGCATCAGATCTCCGGCCGCAATCGGATGTGGCGGCGGATGGTGATGGATGCGATTCTCGACGATCCGGGGTTTGATCACGGCGAGTACACAGCCGAGCCGCGCGGCCTGACGGATGCGAATTACATATTGATGATGGTGGGCAGCAGCCCGCTGCGATACCAAGAAGCCGCTCCCACGTTGAAGCTCTCGGACACATACTTCGACAAATTAGTGAAGGCATACGCCGACGGGACGGACGCCAACGATACCGTGTATCAAGTCGCGTCATCGCAGGACTACGACCCAGAGCCG
This genomic window from Candidatus Eremiobacteraceae bacterium contains:
- a CDS encoding alpha/beta fold hydrolase, translating into MFRRLWPLAVAVSACFLCGANYPQPSEGDFTVSNYTFTDGESARSVHIHYTTLGTPVRDANGVVRNAVLIMHGTGGSADQFLKPIFAGELFGPGQPLDVSKFYIILPDDIGHGKSSKPSDGMHMRFPHYGYLDMVDLEHRLVVDGLHVNHLRLVFGTSMGCMHAWLWAEKYDTFADGYMPMACLPHQISGRNRMWRRMVMDAILDDPGFDHGEYTAEPRGLTDANYILMMVGSSPLRYQEAAPTLKLSDTYFDKLVKAYADGTDANDTVYQVASSQDYDPEPDLGKINAPVLAINSADDQLNPPELGIAETLIKLVPNGRFVLLPISDLTYGHGTHTHAAAWKNYLIDFLRQTSMPR